A portion of the Perognathus longimembris pacificus isolate PPM17 chromosome 20, ASM2315922v1, whole genome shotgun sequence genome contains these proteins:
- the Znf541 gene encoding zinc finger protein 541 isoform X3, producing MDPYSPEDEGALPSEMHLPSFSDSQGLNCNDTVSQDLGPSTRDLLYAGLSGLDLDPSLPASDMPSEVLEDNLDTLSLYSGKDGDSVKLLEEYADSESQTSLQDLGLGTLKVPKEADEGGRATSGSARKGKRQHSSPQNPLLDCSLCGKVFSSASSLSKHYLTHSQERKHVCKVCSKAFKRQDHLTGHMLTHQKTKPFVCIEQGCSKSYCDYRSLRRHYEVQHGLCILREAPTEEEAFGDPPHPDLPPPGSLRPPGLPEARSPSSVLPNRDLLRCIVSSIVHQKIPSPGPALAAPTDGDGRGTGASTCAPAATPVAPGAPGAEGPEDPQPPRTEAAAEDTRAAAPSRVAAENGAPDAPELELPQQPQSSRESWAEGGALPTRLPLFRGAAAGAPTPGHGFPWLRSLPGCSKGKGGGVLVLHKAPEPREPGPAEPPPGAEDPPAPKAPGGEACEEDGWPSRRSKPEGSEPLAWPSPGEQDGPAAEAAPLFRQLLLKSQEALAGHEQVQMLQVLSASQRLFAPRPAADARQAALKSLQGAWPQPTPAAVDALQGGPGHPDPEGSPARRRKTVPAVSRETSPGGTRRDTKGGLKVASAPPSLPAPLDASRNPDISSLAKHLRSSKGTLDLGDIFPAAGTRQPQLGGEEQPGAPLPGKQAQADGCLAAGAARPEKGPACPRGASYRLFSGNPRAQRFSGFRKDKVKMDVCCAASPSQVAMASFSSSGPSADPGRDVKSKLTIFNRIQGGNIYRLPHPMKEENMAGGCHQPNGGPTDWTEPRSTFVCKNCSQMFYTEKGLSSHMCFHSDQWPSPRGKQEQQVFGTEFSKPSRQVLRPDGDGQSPPGARKSLDSMTTAPLVIPLSVPVTPAPRRLGGTAKGQEKDGEERDSKDSRQQRKRKKRPQPQTMLLPALPSALGEPAPGGGCHQSCLPSPVLLVDHLLKGLFQCSPYTPPPMLSPIREGSGLYFNTLCPIPQAGPYQLFSSVLDQVDGSFGICVVKDDTKISIEPHINIGSRFQAEIPELQERSLAGVDKHVAALVWKPWGDVMTNPETQDRVTELCNVACSSVMPGGGTNLELALHCLHEAQGSVEVALETLLLRGPQKSRAHPLADYHYTGSDIWTPMEKRLFKKAFCAHKKDFHLIHKTGVRQDQESECPHEAASPSGTRGARCQSQVACQTLSIEGGRGRGGGGAGS from the exons ATGGACCCGTACAGCCCTGAGGACGAGGGTGCCCTTCCATCAGAAatgcaccttccttccttctcagacAGCCAGGGGCTCAACTGCAACGACACTGTCAGCCAGGACCTGGGGCCCAGCACTCGAGACCTGCTCTATGCTGGCCTCAGCGGTTTAGACCTGGACCCCAGTCTCCCAGCATCAGACATGCCCAGTGAGGTGCTGGAGGACAACTTGGATACTTTGTCCCTGTACTCAGGGAAGGACGGTGACTCTGTGAAGCTGTTGGAGGAATATGCAGACTCCGAATCTCAGACTTCCTTGCAAG ACCTGGGGCTAGGCACCCTGAAGGTGCCCAAAGAGGCCGATGAAGGCGGCAGGGCCACCTCAGGGAGCGCAAGGAAAGGCAAGCGGCAGCACAGCTCCCCCCAGAACCCACTCCTGGACTGCAGCCTTTGCGGGAAGGTGTTCAGCAGTGCCAGCTCCCTCAGCAAGCACTACCTGACGCACAGCCAGGAGAGGAAGCACGTCTGCAAAGTCTGCAGCAAAGCCTTCAAGCGGCAGGACCACCT GACTGGGCACATGCTCACGCACCAGAAGACCAAGCCGTTCGTGTGCATCGAGCAGGGCTGCAGCAAGAGCTACTGCGACTACCGCTCCCTGCGCCGCCACTACGAAGTGCAGCACGGCCTGTGCATCCTGCGCGAGGCCCCTACCGAGGAGGAAGCCTTCGGGGACCCCCCGCACCCGGACCTGCCGCCCCCCGGCTCCCTGCGGCCCCCGGGACTCCCCGAAGCCCGATCCCCCAGCTCGGTGCTGCCCAACCGCGACCTGCTGCGCTGCATCGTGAGCAGCATCGTGCACCAGAAGATCCCgtcccccggcccggccctggcGGCGCCCACCGACGGCGACGGGCGCGGCACGGGGGCCTCCACCTGCGCCCCTGCCGCCACCCCGGTGGCCCCGGGAGCCCCAGGCGCAGAGGGGCCCGAGGATCCCCAGCCCCCGCGGACCGAGGCGGCCGCAGAGGACACGCGCGCGGCCGCGCCGTCCAGGGTGGCGGCGGAGAACGGCGCCCCCGACGCCCCGGAGCTGGAGCTGCCACAGCAGCCCCAGTCCTCCCGGGAGAGCTGGGCCGAGGGCGGCGCCCTGCCCACCCGCCTGCCGCTCTTCCGAGGCGCCGCTGCGGGCGCCCCTACCCCTGGCCATGGCTTCCCGTGGCTGCGGAGCCTGCCGGGCTGCTCCAAGGGCAAGGGCGGCGGCGTGCTGGTGCTGCACAAGGCGCCGGAGCCCCGCGAGCCCGGCCCCGCGGAGCCCCCGCCGGGCGCCGAAGACCCGCCCGCCCCGAAGGCGCCGGGCGGGGAGGCCTGCGAGGAGGACGGCTGGCCCTCCCGGAGGAGCAAGCCCGAGGGCAGCGAGCCCCTGGCCTGGCCGAGCCCCGGCGAGCAGGACGGGCCGGCGGCCGAGGCGGCCCCGCTCTTCCGCCAGCTGCTCCTCAAGTCGCAGGAGGCCCTGGCGGGCCACGAGCAGGTGCAGATGCTGCAGGTGCTCTCCGCGTCCCAGCGCCTCttcgccccgcgccccgccgccgacGCCCGCCAGGCCGCCCTCAAGTCGCTGCAGGGAGCCTGGCCGCAGCCGACCCCCGCCGCCGTGGACGCCCTGCAGGGGGGCCCCGGACACCCCGACCCCGAGGGGTCCCCAGCCCGCAGAAGGAAGACGGTGCCCGCCGTGTCCAGGGAGACCTCGCCTGGCGGCACCCGGCGAGACACCAAGGGCGGCCTCAAAGTGGCCTCGGCCCCGCCATCGCTCCCAGCGCCCCTGGACGCGTCCCGGAACCCCGACATCTCTTCTCTGGCCAAGCACTTGCGGTCTTCCAAAGGGACCCTGGACCTGGGGGACATCTTCCCCGCCGCGGGCACGCGGCAGCCCCAGCTCGGGGGGGAGGAGCAGCCTGGAGCCCCGCTGCCCGGGAAGCAGGCCCAGGCCGATGGCTGCCTGGCCGCCGGGGCCGCCAGGCCCGAGAAGGGCCCAGCCTGCCCCCGAGGGGCGAGCTATCGGCTGTTCTCGGGGAACCCCAGGGCCCAGCGCTTCTCCGGCTTCCGGAAGGACAAGGTGAAGATGGACGTGTGCTGTGCCGCCTCTCCCAGCCAGGTGGCCATGGCCTCCTTCTCATCCAGTGGGCCTTCCGCTGATCCTGGCCGGGACGTAAAGTCCAAGCTGACCATATTCAACAGAATCCAG GGAGGAAACATCTACAGACTACCTCATCCAATGAAGGAGGAGAACATGGCAGGTGGATG CCACCAGCCCAATGGGGGGCCCACTGATTGGACAGAACCGAGGAGCACTTTTGTCTGCAAGAACTGCAGTCAAATGTTCTACACCGAGAAGGGGCTGAGTAGCCACATGTGCTTCCACAGTGACCAGTGGCCATCGCCCCGGGGGAAGCAGGAGCAGCAG GTATTTGGCACGGAGTTTAGCAAACCATCAAGACAGGTGCTGAGGCCAGATGGCGATGGACAGAGTCCCCCAGGAGCCAGGAAGTCCTTGGACAGCATGACCACGGCCCCTCTGGTGATCCCTTTGTCAGTCCCTGTGACTCCAGCACCTCGCCGCCTGGGGGGCACAGCCAAG GGACAAGAGAAAgatggggaagagagagacagcaagGACAGCCGGCAGCAGAGGAAGCGGAAGAAGCGCCCCCAGCCCCAGACGATgctcctgcctgccctcccctctgcaCTGGGGGAGCCAGCGCCAGGGGGGGGCTGCCACCAGAGCTGCCTTCCCTCTCCCGTGCTCCTGGTGGACCATCTCCTGAAGGGCCTGTTCCAGTGTTCCCCgtacaccccaccccccatgctcAGCCCCATCCGGGAGGGCTCTGGGCTCTACTTCAACACGCTCTGCCCCATACCCCAGGCTGGGCCCTACCAACTCTTCAGCTCTGTGCTTG ATCAGGTGGATGGCTCTTTCGGGATCTGTGTGGTGAAGGATGACACTAAGATCAGCATTGAACC ACACATCAACATAGGGAGCCGGTTTCAGGCTGAGATCCCAGAGCTTCAGGAGAGATCTCTGGCTGGAGTGGACAAGCATGTGGCGGCTCTGGTTTGGAAGCCATGGGGAGATGTGATGACCAATCCCGAGACACAGGACAGAG TGACGGAGCTCTGTAATGTGGCATGCTCCAGCGTGATGCCAGGAGGGGGCACCAACCTGGAGCTCGCCCTGCACTGCCTGCACGAAGCCCAGGGCAGCGTTGAG GTTGCCCTAGAGACTCTTCTACTTCGAGGACCCCAGAAGTCACGTGCCCACCCGCTGGCTGACTATCACTACACAG GCTCAGACATCTGGACTCCCATGGAGAAGAGGCTCTTTAAGAAGGCATTCTGTGCTCACAAGAAGGATTTTCACCTGATCCACAAGACG
- the Znf541 gene encoding zinc finger protein 541 isoform X2, translating to MDPYSPEDEGALPSEMHLPSFSDSQGLNCNDTVSQDLGPSTRDLLYAGLSGLDLDPSLPASDMPSEVLEDNLDTLSLYSGKDGDSVKLLEEYADSESQTSLQDLGLGTLKVPKEADEGGRATSGSARKGKRQHSSPQNPLLDCSLCGKVFSSASSLSKHYLTHSQERKHVCKVCSKAFKRQDHLTGHMLTHQKTKPFVCIEQGCSKSYCDYRSLRRHYEVQHGLCILREAPTEEEAFGDPPHPDLPPPGSLRPPGLPEARSPSSVLPNRDLLRCIVSSIVHQKIPSPGPALAAPTDGDGRGTGASTCAPAATPVAPGAPGAEGPEDPQPPRTEAAAEDTRAAAPSRVAAENGAPDAPELELPQQPQSSRESWAEGGALPTRLPLFRGAAAGAPTPGHGFPWLRSLPGCSKGKGGGVLVLHKAPEPREPGPAEPPPGAEDPPAPKAPGGEACEEDGWPSRRSKPEGSEPLAWPSPGEQDGPAAEAAPLFRQLLLKSQEALAGHEQVQMLQVLSASQRLFAPRPAADARQAALKSLQGAWPQPTPAAVDALQGGPGHPDPEGSPARRRKTVPAVSRETSPGGTRRDTKGGLKVASAPPSLPAPLDASRNPDISSLAKHLRSSKGTLDLGDIFPAAGTRQPQLGGEEQPGAPLPGKQAQADGCLAAGAARPEKGPACPRGASYRLFSGNPRAQRFSGFRKDKVKMDVCCAASPSQVAMASFSSSGPSADPGRDVKSKLTIFNRIQGGNIYRLPHPMKEENMAGGCHQPNGGPTDWTEPRSTFVCKNCSQMFYTEKGLSSHMCFHSDQWPSPRGKQEQQVFGTEFSKPSRQVLRPDGDGQSPPGARKSLDSMTTAPLVIPLSVPVTPAPRRLGGTAKGQEKDGEERDSKDSRQQRKRKKRPQPQTMLLPALPSALGEPAPGGGCHQSCLPSPVLLVDHLLKGLFQCSPYTPPPMLSPIREGSGLYFNTLCPIPQAGPYQLFSSVLDQVDGSFGICVVKDDTKISIEPHINIGSRFQAEIPELQERSLAGVDKHVAALVWKPWGDVMTNPETQDRVTELCNVACSSVMPGGGTNLELALHCLHEAQGSVEVALETLLLRGPQKSRAHPLADYHYTGSDIWTPMEKRLFKKAFCAHKKDFHLIHKTVTCSPRERSSHRPTPELKIKTKTYKRESILSPSPSTGPKRTPEPPGSVEGQDVFPCRECERVFDKIKSRNAHMKRHRLQEHVEPVVRVKWPVKPFPLKEEEEEEEEELAADIGPLQW from the exons ATGGACCCGTACAGCCCTGAGGACGAGGGTGCCCTTCCATCAGAAatgcaccttccttccttctcagacAGCCAGGGGCTCAACTGCAACGACACTGTCAGCCAGGACCTGGGGCCCAGCACTCGAGACCTGCTCTATGCTGGCCTCAGCGGTTTAGACCTGGACCCCAGTCTCCCAGCATCAGACATGCCCAGTGAGGTGCTGGAGGACAACTTGGATACTTTGTCCCTGTACTCAGGGAAGGACGGTGACTCTGTGAAGCTGTTGGAGGAATATGCAGACTCCGAATCTCAGACTTCCTTGCAAG ACCTGGGGCTAGGCACCCTGAAGGTGCCCAAAGAGGCCGATGAAGGCGGCAGGGCCACCTCAGGGAGCGCAAGGAAAGGCAAGCGGCAGCACAGCTCCCCCCAGAACCCACTCCTGGACTGCAGCCTTTGCGGGAAGGTGTTCAGCAGTGCCAGCTCCCTCAGCAAGCACTACCTGACGCACAGCCAGGAGAGGAAGCACGTCTGCAAAGTCTGCAGCAAAGCCTTCAAGCGGCAGGACCACCT GACTGGGCACATGCTCACGCACCAGAAGACCAAGCCGTTCGTGTGCATCGAGCAGGGCTGCAGCAAGAGCTACTGCGACTACCGCTCCCTGCGCCGCCACTACGAAGTGCAGCACGGCCTGTGCATCCTGCGCGAGGCCCCTACCGAGGAGGAAGCCTTCGGGGACCCCCCGCACCCGGACCTGCCGCCCCCCGGCTCCCTGCGGCCCCCGGGACTCCCCGAAGCCCGATCCCCCAGCTCGGTGCTGCCCAACCGCGACCTGCTGCGCTGCATCGTGAGCAGCATCGTGCACCAGAAGATCCCgtcccccggcccggccctggcGGCGCCCACCGACGGCGACGGGCGCGGCACGGGGGCCTCCACCTGCGCCCCTGCCGCCACCCCGGTGGCCCCGGGAGCCCCAGGCGCAGAGGGGCCCGAGGATCCCCAGCCCCCGCGGACCGAGGCGGCCGCAGAGGACACGCGCGCGGCCGCGCCGTCCAGGGTGGCGGCGGAGAACGGCGCCCCCGACGCCCCGGAGCTGGAGCTGCCACAGCAGCCCCAGTCCTCCCGGGAGAGCTGGGCCGAGGGCGGCGCCCTGCCCACCCGCCTGCCGCTCTTCCGAGGCGCCGCTGCGGGCGCCCCTACCCCTGGCCATGGCTTCCCGTGGCTGCGGAGCCTGCCGGGCTGCTCCAAGGGCAAGGGCGGCGGCGTGCTGGTGCTGCACAAGGCGCCGGAGCCCCGCGAGCCCGGCCCCGCGGAGCCCCCGCCGGGCGCCGAAGACCCGCCCGCCCCGAAGGCGCCGGGCGGGGAGGCCTGCGAGGAGGACGGCTGGCCCTCCCGGAGGAGCAAGCCCGAGGGCAGCGAGCCCCTGGCCTGGCCGAGCCCCGGCGAGCAGGACGGGCCGGCGGCCGAGGCGGCCCCGCTCTTCCGCCAGCTGCTCCTCAAGTCGCAGGAGGCCCTGGCGGGCCACGAGCAGGTGCAGATGCTGCAGGTGCTCTCCGCGTCCCAGCGCCTCttcgccccgcgccccgccgccgacGCCCGCCAGGCCGCCCTCAAGTCGCTGCAGGGAGCCTGGCCGCAGCCGACCCCCGCCGCCGTGGACGCCCTGCAGGGGGGCCCCGGACACCCCGACCCCGAGGGGTCCCCAGCCCGCAGAAGGAAGACGGTGCCCGCCGTGTCCAGGGAGACCTCGCCTGGCGGCACCCGGCGAGACACCAAGGGCGGCCTCAAAGTGGCCTCGGCCCCGCCATCGCTCCCAGCGCCCCTGGACGCGTCCCGGAACCCCGACATCTCTTCTCTGGCCAAGCACTTGCGGTCTTCCAAAGGGACCCTGGACCTGGGGGACATCTTCCCCGCCGCGGGCACGCGGCAGCCCCAGCTCGGGGGGGAGGAGCAGCCTGGAGCCCCGCTGCCCGGGAAGCAGGCCCAGGCCGATGGCTGCCTGGCCGCCGGGGCCGCCAGGCCCGAGAAGGGCCCAGCCTGCCCCCGAGGGGCGAGCTATCGGCTGTTCTCGGGGAACCCCAGGGCCCAGCGCTTCTCCGGCTTCCGGAAGGACAAGGTGAAGATGGACGTGTGCTGTGCCGCCTCTCCCAGCCAGGTGGCCATGGCCTCCTTCTCATCCAGTGGGCCTTCCGCTGATCCTGGCCGGGACGTAAAGTCCAAGCTGACCATATTCAACAGAATCCAG GGAGGAAACATCTACAGACTACCTCATCCAATGAAGGAGGAGAACATGGCAGGTGGATG CCACCAGCCCAATGGGGGGCCCACTGATTGGACAGAACCGAGGAGCACTTTTGTCTGCAAGAACTGCAGTCAAATGTTCTACACCGAGAAGGGGCTGAGTAGCCACATGTGCTTCCACAGTGACCAGTGGCCATCGCCCCGGGGGAAGCAGGAGCAGCAG GTATTTGGCACGGAGTTTAGCAAACCATCAAGACAGGTGCTGAGGCCAGATGGCGATGGACAGAGTCCCCCAGGAGCCAGGAAGTCCTTGGACAGCATGACCACGGCCCCTCTGGTGATCCCTTTGTCAGTCCCTGTGACTCCAGCACCTCGCCGCCTGGGGGGCACAGCCAAG GGACAAGAGAAAgatggggaagagagagacagcaagGACAGCCGGCAGCAGAGGAAGCGGAAGAAGCGCCCCCAGCCCCAGACGATgctcctgcctgccctcccctctgcaCTGGGGGAGCCAGCGCCAGGGGGGGGCTGCCACCAGAGCTGCCTTCCCTCTCCCGTGCTCCTGGTGGACCATCTCCTGAAGGGCCTGTTCCAGTGTTCCCCgtacaccccaccccccatgctcAGCCCCATCCGGGAGGGCTCTGGGCTCTACTTCAACACGCTCTGCCCCATACCCCAGGCTGGGCCCTACCAACTCTTCAGCTCTGTGCTTG ATCAGGTGGATGGCTCTTTCGGGATCTGTGTGGTGAAGGATGACACTAAGATCAGCATTGAACC ACACATCAACATAGGGAGCCGGTTTCAGGCTGAGATCCCAGAGCTTCAGGAGAGATCTCTGGCTGGAGTGGACAAGCATGTGGCGGCTCTGGTTTGGAAGCCATGGGGAGATGTGATGACCAATCCCGAGACACAGGACAGAG TGACGGAGCTCTGTAATGTGGCATGCTCCAGCGTGATGCCAGGAGGGGGCACCAACCTGGAGCTCGCCCTGCACTGCCTGCACGAAGCCCAGGGCAGCGTTGAG GTTGCCCTAGAGACTCTTCTACTTCGAGGACCCCAGAAGTCACGTGCCCACCCGCTGGCTGACTATCACTACACAG GCTCAGACATCTGGACTCCCATGGAGAAGAGGCTCTTTAAGAAGGCATTCTGTGCTCACAAGAAGGATTTTCACCTGATCCACAAGACG